A window of the Eleutherodactylus coqui strain aEleCoq1 chromosome 8, aEleCoq1.hap1, whole genome shotgun sequence genome harbors these coding sequences:
- the LOC136577731 gene encoding hexosaminidase D-like — MVYHLGEGQDSTSWLNNNKGDLGKMFLSHLENVVDFLHSEFPEKKLLMWDDMLRKLSRESIQGSDSTDDPGGHNNEERSQYSFLDRRPPIRSKGGPPSTKEHAVEADVTTARGKNPMTTRSRNRRN; from the exons ATG GTTTACCACCTGGGCGAGGGTCAGGATTCCACGTCCTGGCTAAACAATAACAAAGGAGACCTGGGCAAGATGTTCCTCTCTCACTTGGAGAATGTGGTTGACTTCCTCCACTCCGAGTTCCCCGAGAAGAAACTGCTGATGTGGGATGACATGCTGAGAAAGCTGAGCAGAGAGAGCATACAAG GATCCGATTCGACGGATGATCCTGGAGGACACAATAATGAGGAGAGATCTCAGTATTCTTTTTTAGATCGACGACCACCGATACGTTCCAAGGGAGGTCCTCCGTCAACAAAAGAACACGCCGTGGAGGCTGACGTCACAACCGCTCGAGGAAAAAACCCGATGACCACGCGGTCCAGGAACAGACGGAACTAA